The Bacteroidota bacterium genome includes the window TACCACTGCTGTTGGTGCTATTCATTGCCGGTTGTACCACTAAAAAAAATACAGTGGCTACAAGGGCGTACCACAATTTAACCTCACGCTACAACGGGTACTTTTATGCTAAAGAAAGCATGAAAGAAGGACTTGACAAGCTCTACAAAAACCATGTTGACCATTTTGAACGAATCATTCCGGTATTTAATTACACCGATTTAAAGGAGTCGCAAAGCCTTACGGCCGAAATGGACAAGACTTACAAAAAGGCTTCTTCGGTAATTGAGCGACATTCAATTTTTTTAAAGGGCGAAGAGCATTGCAATTGGATTGATGATAGCTACCTGCTTATTGGGAAATCGCATTTTTACCGACACAATTACATTGATGCGTTGGAAGTGTTTGACTTTATGCAGTTTCAATACAAAAAGCTGCCTTCACATTACGAAGCAATGTTATGGTCGTTTCGTTGCCAAAATGAAGTAGGTACTTCGGTAATTGCCGAAGAAATAATGGATCAGATCCGATACGATAAAAAATTTCCAGCTCGACTGCTGGGCGAATTCTACGCTATTTGTGCCGATTTTTATTGCAAAAAGGATGATTATACCTATGCCATTGAAAACCTTACCAAAGCTATTCCATTAACAAAAAGCAAACGCGACAAAACACGCTATACCTTTGTTTTAGGTCAATTGTATCAAAAACAAGGTCAATTAAAAAAGGCTTCTCAGTATTTTACGCAAGTAATAAAATGAACCCTCCTTACGAAATGGCATTCAGCGCTAAAATGAACGAGGCGCGTTGTTTCGATGTAAGTACCGGGAATACGGCAGATTTAAAAAAGCGCCTCAAAAAAATGTTGCGCGACGATAAAAACATTGAATTTCAAGATCAAATTTACTATGCGCTTGCAGAAATTGCCGATAAGGAAAAGCAACGTGAGCAAGCTATGGAATATCTTCATACCTCAATTCAAAAGAGTACTTCTAATACTTATCAAAAGGCCTTGTCGAGTTTAAAACTGGGGGATATTTACCTTCAGATACCCGATTTTAAAGGAGCTCAGGCTTATTACGATACCGCAGTTGGTTTAATAAATCCTCAATTTCCGGATTATGATGACATTGTAACGAAATCAAAAAGCCTCAATGGATTAGTGAAGGATATGCTTACCATTGAACGCGAAGACAGTTTGCAAGGCATCGCAAAATTAGACGAATCCACACGTAGCAAATTGCTCGAAAAACTAGAAGCAGATGCGAAAGCCGCAGCCATTGCTAAAAAGGAAAAAGAAGCAGAAGAGAAGGAGAATCAGGAAAAACTGCAAAGTTTGCCCCAAAGCTTAACTACCGGTGGAGGTCCTGGAGGAGGAATGGGCTTCCCAGGAGGAACCGGCGAAAAGGGTTGGTATTTTTATAACCAGCAAACCCTAAGTTTTGGCTTTACTGAATTTCAAAAAAAATGGGGCAACCGTAAACTCGAAGATAATTGGCGCCGAAGCAACAAACAACAACAAGCACTTACCGATGATTTTGGAAACAGTACTAGCCAAACAAGCGACTCTGCAGCTGCCGATGGTAAGACAGAAAGCGGGAAGGATGGATTGGTATACCGCGATAAAGCCAGTATGCTGAAAGATATTCCCTTAACTTCAGATGCTATAAAAAAATCGAACGATACCATTGTGAATGCCTTTTACGACATGGCTTCTATTTATCGCGATCAACTGTTTTTTAACGATAAATCGATTCTGGCTTATGAAGAATTATTGCGTCGCTTTCCTGAAAATCGTTACAAGCTAAGCTGCTATTTTCAATTGTTTCAAGCCTATACCCAAGCCGAAGACGAGCCCAATGCATTGAAATACAAAAACATTTTATTAAACGATTATCCGAATAGCGACTATGCTTTGTTAATAAAGGATCCCAATTATGGAAAAAACAAAGCCTTCAGTAAAAGTGAAGCTACCAAGTATTACGAGCAAACTTACGATTTGTTTTTAGCTCAAAATTACAATCAGGTGCTTGTAAATTGTGCTACTGCCGATACCTTGTTTCCCAACAGCAAATACAAACCTAAATACGATTTCTTAAAAGCACAATGCATTGGTAAAACCGGCACACTCGACGAATACATAAAGGCCTTGCGATTGGTAGTAGCCAAATATCCAAAGGAAGATGTAAAAGTGCGGGCAGCAAACATGGTAGAGGTTCTATTAAAGCTACAAGCAGCGCAAAAACCTGCTGAAGTAAAGTTACCTGCCGATACTACTAAAAAGCAACAAGCAACACCCTATAGCTTTAATGCCGAATCGGAACACTTCTTTGTGGTATTGTATCCCAAAGCAGGAGTGAATATGGCTCAGCAAAAGGCAGATATTTCAGATTTTAACGATGAAAATTTTGGAAGCTTACAGCTCAATATCAGCGATTTAATTTTTAGCAATGAGCTGCAAATGGTTTCGGTAAAATCCTTTCCAAATAAAGTAAAAGCAATGGAGTATTTAGGTGTAGTAAAAGCAAATACCACCTTGTTCAAAGGAGTGCCTGAATTGGAAAAGTTAAAAGTGCTTGTAATATCCATTGAAAACTACCCTTTATTGTATAAAAACAAAGATGTAGCTGCCTACGAAGCGTTTTTTAATCAAAAGTATGTACAATAGATTGGCGTCTAGCTTTAAAAGGACATAATAAGTAGTTGGTTTTCACTTAAAAGCAAGTTTGGCATTTTTAACTACCACGCGGATAGTCTACCCACACACAATCAGACAGTTAGAGTATTCTGTTGCAAATTCGCTGCTTATTATCAAAATTGAATAAGTAGCATCATTTTACAAACAAAATACTATCTTTGCGCCTCTCAATTAGTTAAGAATACCAATACCTGGAAAACATGTTTAATAAAAATCGTAATTTGATGGGAAAAAACAGTGATCTGAACAGCTCTATCAATTTAATTGGAGCCGGAACGGTAATTAATGGCGAAGTAATTTCAAACGGAGATATTCGCGTTGATGGTACTGTGATTGGTTCAGTAAGCTCAAAGGGTAAAGTAGTAATTGGCACTACCGGAAATATTGAAGGCGAAATTGTGTGTCAAAACGCCGATGTATCCGGCAAAATTTCGGGCAATATTAGTGTTGCCGAAATACTATCGTTAAAGGCAAGCGCTAATTTAGTGGGCGACATTATTGCCAGTAAATTATCGATTGAACCGGGAGCTAATTTTATGGGCTCGTGCAGTATGGGAGGCACCATTAAAAACATGCTGAATGCCGATAAACAAGAGCGAGAAAAAGCCGAAAAAATTGCTTAATTATGCCAAGTATTCCGGCATGGGACTGCAAATGGCAGTAATCATGCTTGCCGGAGTAATGGGCGGTCGCTATCTCGATCGGTTTTTCACCACCTCATTTCCTGTATTTACTTTGATTCTTACATTAGCTGCTGTAGCCGCTGCTATTTGGTTTTTCATTAAAGATTTTCTTCACAAATAACTCCCAAAGCTTTTATGCATAAATTTTATTTGCGGCTCGCTTTGCTTTCTCTTCTAGTTGCCTTGGCCTTGCTTGCATGGAATAACTTAGCTCCCACAAATTTTACTACACCTTTAAGCTGGTATGCACTAGCGTTTTTTATTGTTGCCACTTGCGCCATACATTATTTTTTACACAAATCGAGTAAGCAAAGTCCGCAAGTTTTTATACGCTCTTTTATGGCCATTACTACCTTTAAATTGCTTGCTTATTTGTTGTTTATTGTAATTTTCTTGATGAGTAGAGTTGAAGGAGCAAAGGTTTTTGTGCTTCACTTTTTACTTTTGTATTTTATTTTTACAGCTTTCGAAACCTATCAATTATTTAAAGTAAAATAATTATCAAACGCTACTAAAGCTGCAAAAGAAGCTTGTGTGGAACAGATAAAAATATGGCCGAATCAATTCATGTTTCAACTTTTTTATCGAAAGAGCAAAAGTACCAAAGTCTTTTGCCGCAGTTGCAAGCTTTGGTTCAAGGCGAAGACGATTTTATTGCCAACCTTGCCAATATTTGTGCAGCGTTAAAATCGAGCATGCAATTTTTTTGGGTGGGATTTTACTTCGTTAAAAAGAATCAGCAAAAAGAAGCATTGGTTTTAGGGCCTTTTCAAGGAACAGTGGCCTGTACACGCATTTCAAAAGGAAAAGGGGTATGTGGCACTTGTTGGGAAAAAAAGGAAATTCAGTTGGTTCCCGATGTAAGTAAATTTGAAGGACACATTGCTTGCAGCAGCGAATCAAAATCAGAAATAGTGCTACCGGCATTTGATGCGAAAGGAGAAGTTTTTTTAGTGTTGGATGTGGATAGTGATAAGTTGAATGATTTTGATGAAGTTGACCGTACATTTTTAGAAATGTTGATGCGTTTATTGGAAAAATTACCTCGTTG containing:
- a CDS encoding GAF domain-containing protein, encoding MAESIHVSTFLSKEQKYQSLLPQLQALVQGEDDFIANLANICAALKSSMQFFWVGFYFVKKNQQKEALVLGPFQGTVACTRISKGKGVCGTCWEKKEIQLVPDVSKFEGHIACSSESKSEIVLPAFDAKGEVFLVLDVDSDKLNDFDEVDRTFLEMLMRLLEKLPR
- a CDS encoding AtpZ/AtpI family protein, giving the protein MPINKSEKKPKKLLNYAKYSGMGLQMAVIMLAGVMGGRYLDRFFTTSFPVFTLILTLAAVAAAIWFFIKDFLHK
- a CDS encoding tetratricopeptide repeat protein, giving the protein MATRAYHNLTSRYNGYFYAKESMKEGLDKLYKNHVDHFERIIPVFNYTDLKESQSLTAEMDKTYKKASSVIERHSIFLKGEEHCNWIDDSYLLIGKSHFYRHNYIDALEVFDFMQFQYKKLPSHYEAMLWSFRCQNEVGTSVIAEEIMDQIRYDKKFPARLLGEFYAICADFYCKKDDYTYAIENLTKAIPLTKSKRDKTRYTFVLGQLYQKQGQLKKASQYFTQVIK
- a CDS encoding polymer-forming cytoskeletal protein; the protein is MGKNSDLNSSINLIGAGTVINGEVISNGDIRVDGTVIGSVSSKGKVVIGTTGNIEGEIVCQNADVSGKISGNISVAEILSLKASANLVGDIIASKLSIEPGANFMGSCSMGGTIKNMLNADKQEREKAEKIA